The Drosophila nasuta strain 15112-1781.00 chromosome 2L, ASM2355853v1, whole genome shotgun sequence genome window below encodes:
- the LOC132787075 gene encoding uncharacterized protein LOC132787075 has product MQAHDQDLAEQLRDVKQQLEQLQSHGQPAGLSSQCVQLRIPKFNKTNPQLWFSQLDRLFHLHNVTDDNKFDIISVNLEEDVIAKLEDLIASPPLTNKYAILKQRVLDKFAESSDSKLKRLLRGGETVGKKPSDILDHMRRLAPATGCEAVIRSLFLAELPNSIRPLISVWDENNLDKLAEIADKMLEASEPGSAFVESTALTEQQHQVDALSGKQTGMSEVTSALRALTTKVDKLQGELRQSKHAQSSRHPHDSSNDVGSKLCFYHTRFGENARKCQPACPRYQSSN; this is encoded by the coding sequence ATGCAGGCACACGATCAAGACCTCGCAGAACAACTGCGGGATGTGAAACAGCAACTCGAGCAACTGCAGTCACATGGCCAACCAGCTGGATTGTCATCGCAATGCGTGCAACTTCGCATTCCgaaattcaacaaaacaaatcctCAGCTTTGGTTTTCTCAGTTGGATCGCCTATTTCATCTGCATAATGTCACTGACGATAACAAATTCGACATTATATCTGTGAATTTGGAGGAGGATGTCATTGCCAAACTGGAGGATCTGATCGCATCGCCACCGCTGACAAACAAATATGCCATTTTAAAGCAGCGCGTGCTCGACAAGTTCGCAGAATCATCTGACTCAAAGCTGAAAAGACTTTTGCGTGGCGGCGAAACTGTTGGCAAGAAACCGTCAGACATCCTTGACCACATGCGGCGCTTAGCACCAGCCACGGGCTGCGAGGCAGTTATTCGATCGTTGTTTCTGGCGGAGCTTCCAAACTCGATCCGACCGCTCATTTCGGTATGGGACGAGAACAACCTTGACAAATTGGCGGAGATTGCAGATAAAATGCTTGAAGCTAGCGAGCCAGGTTCTGCATTTGTTGAGTCAACGGCACTAacagagcagcagcaccaaGTTGATGCTCTGAGCGGCAAGCAAACCGGCATGTCAGAAGTAACATCGGCATTACGAGCGCTCACTACAAAAGTCGACAAGCTTCAGGGCGAGCTACGCCAATCAAAACATGCCCAATCGTCACGGCATCCACATGATAGCTCTAATGATGTCGGTTCGAAACTATGTTTCTACCACACTAGATTCGGTGAGAATGCTCGCAAGTGCCAGCCAGCATGTCCACGCTACCAGTCGTCAAACTAA
- the LOC132796020 gene encoding neuropeptide-like 4, with protein sequence MLKLVFLLLAAVLALAVAVPAPVPGPNPAPSPQFFYSAGYPAVGYASPYVYYG encoded by the exons ATGTTGAAGCTG gTATTCCTTTTGCTCGCCGCTGTGTTGGCTCTTGCTGTGGCTGTTCCTGCTCCAGTTCCCGGACCGAATCCCGCTCCCAGTCCACAATTCTTTTACTCCGCTGGCTACCCGGCTGTGGGTTATGCCTCACCATATGTCTACTATGGTTAA
- the LOC132798123 gene encoding neuropeptide-like 4 — protein MFKLLAVFFAALFAVALAVPAPAPAPRAAPVPVPIASPEPAPQFYYGASPYAYSAYSAYSPYSYYG, from the exons ATGTTCAAGCTG CTCGCTGTCTTCTTCGCCGCTCTCTTCGCTGTTGCCCTCGCCGTGCCAGCACCAGCTCCAGCTCCCCGTGCCGCCCCCGTTCCCGTGCCCATCGCCAGCCCTGAGCCAGCCCCACAGTTCTATTATGGTGCCAGCCCCTATGCTTACTCTGCATACTCTGCCTACTCGCCATACTCGTATTACGGCTAA